Proteins encoded within one genomic window of Panacibacter microcysteis:
- a CDS encoding 3-keto-disaccharide hydrolase yields the protein MNNAKLYCLLAMTLIMFTATAQKGWIQLFNGKDLNDWVIKIKDHPLNENYGNTFRVENGVLKVSYDQYNNEFKEQFGHIYYNKAFSDYLLVVEYRFTGEQIKDGPGWAIRNSGAMLHCQDPKTIATDQDFPISLEMQFLGGNGKDERSTCNLCTPGTNVILNGKFFTPHCVTSVSHTYHGDQWVKVSALVLGDSVIKHIVGKDTVITYEKPQYDGKDKWVQQAGFKDGDLVGGGFIALQSESHPVEFRMVKLFDLSPYVNDADKLNKILKELQQRKDY from the coding sequence ATGAACAATGCAAAACTATACTGCCTGCTTGCTATGACACTGATTATGTTTACGGCAACAGCACAAAAGGGCTGGATACAGTTATTTAACGGGAAAGATCTGAATGACTGGGTTATTAAAATAAAAGACCACCCGCTGAATGAAAATTATGGTAACACGTTTCGTGTGGAAAATGGTGTGCTGAAAGTTAGTTATGATCAATACAACAATGAGTTTAAAGAACAGTTTGGCCACATTTATTACAATAAGGCATTCTCCGATTATTTACTCGTGGTAGAATACCGGTTTACAGGCGAACAAATCAAGGACGGACCGGGTTGGGCCATCAGGAACAGTGGCGCAATGCTGCACTGCCAGGATCCCAAAACCATAGCAACGGACCAGGATTTCCCCATATCGCTTGAAATGCAGTTCCTTGGTGGTAATGGAAAAGATGAGCGCAGTACCTGCAACCTTTGTACCCCGGGCACAAATGTTATACTAAACGGAAAATTTTTTACACCGCATTGTGTAACTTCCGTTTCGCATACTTATCATGGTGACCAATGGGTAAAAGTTTCGGCATTGGTATTAGGAGATTCTGTAATAAAACACATAGTGGGCAAAGACACCGTAATAACATATGAAAAACCCCAATACGATGGTAAGGATAAATGGGTGCAGCAGGCAGGCTTTAAAGATGGAGACCTGGTAGGTGGCGGCTTCATCGCCCTCCAAAGCGAAAGCCACCCTGTGGAATTCAGGATGGTTAAGCTTTTCGATCTTTCGCCGTATGTAAACGATGCTGATAAGCTCAATAAAATATTGAAAGAGCTGCAACAACGTAAAGACTACTGA
- a CDS encoding glycoside hydrolase family 5 protein translates to MNRSAFLKQSALIAAGIGITKSLQAANVTATNKLPKWKGFNLLDFFTPGAIGALTTKEEHFKWMQDWGFDFVRIPIAYPSYLEFDRSRNITPDEVYHISNAAVEKIDTLVAMAHKYNMHVSLNLHRAPGYCINAGFHEPYNLWKDDAAQQAFYFHWNMWAKRYKNVSPAKISFDLVNEPGMREDMNDQHSKVSAVPGEVYRKVAKAAAEAIRKENPQHLVIADGNNVGSTVITEITDLDIAQSCRGYNPGLISHYKAPWANNDPEHMPEPKWPGQVGNQYLSREMLEKFYEPWIALANSGVGVHCGECGCWNKTPHHVFLAWFTDLLDILSASKIGFAIWNFTGDFGVLDSGRTDVAYKDWYGHKLDERFLDVLKKA, encoded by the coding sequence ATGAACCGCAGTGCTTTTTTAAAACAGTCAGCGTTGATCGCAGCAGGCATTGGTATTACAAAAAGCCTGCAGGCGGCAAATGTTACGGCCACAAACAAATTACCCAAATGGAAGGGTTTTAACCTGCTGGACTTTTTTACACCAGGCGCCATTGGTGCGTTAACCACCAAAGAAGAACATTTTAAATGGATGCAGGATTGGGGTTTCGATTTTGTACGCATTCCTATCGCCTACCCCTCCTATCTTGAGTTTGACAGAAGCCGCAATATTACCCCCGACGAAGTATACCACATCAGCAATGCTGCTGTAGAAAAAATAGATACACTGGTTGCTATGGCGCATAAATACAATATGCATGTAAGCCTTAACCTGCACAGGGCACCAGGTTACTGCATCAATGCCGGCTTTCATGAACCGTATAATCTTTGGAAAGATGATGCCGCTCAGCAGGCGTTTTATTTTCATTGGAACATGTGGGCAAAACGGTATAAAAATGTATCGCCTGCAAAAATCAGTTTCGATCTTGTAAACGAGCCCGGCATGCGCGAAGACATGAACGACCAGCATTCAAAAGTATCAGCCGTACCGGGAGAGGTGTACAGGAAAGTTGCCAAAGCCGCGGCTGAAGCCATACGCAAAGAAAACCCACAGCACCTGGTAATTGCAGATGGCAACAATGTAGGCAGCACGGTTATTACAGAGATCACAGACCTGGATATAGCCCAAAGCTGTCGTGGTTATAATCCCGGGCTAATCTCGCATTATAAAGCCCCGTGGGCCAATAACGATCCCGAACATATGCCCGAACCAAAATGGCCCGGCCAGGTTGGCAACCAATACTTGAGCAGGGAAATGCTGGAGAAATTTTACGAGCCCTGGATAGCACTTGCCAACAGTGGTGTGGGGGTACATTGCGGCGAATGTGGCTGCTGGAACAAAACGCCGCACCATGTTTTTCTTGCCTGGTTTACCGATCTGCTGGATATTTTATCCGCCAGCAAAATTGGCTTCGCAATATGGAATTTTACAGGCGATTTTGGTGTGCTCGACTCAGGCCGTACAGATGTTGCATACAAAGACTGGTATGGCCACAAGCTGGATGAGCGTTTCCTGGATGTTTTAAAGAAGGCGTAA
- a CDS encoding bile acid:sodium symporter family protein: MKRTFIDPFLIALVAVVGIAYIFPYPGTKASPFHLDEIADFGVSLIFLFYGVQLGPEKLKAGLSNFRLHIIIHVSTFILFPLIVILCRPLFYTSFLQQTWLPFFFLAALPSTVSSSVVMVSIAGGNIPAAIFNASISSLIGVFITPIWMSIFMQQNGNIELGSVIGKLLLQVLLPVVIGLLLNKRFGEYAASKKPALKLFDQTIILLIVYCSYCESFEEGVFKGFALSNLLLLLVMVTVLLMFVYELINLLTRLLHFSREDRITASFCGSKKSLVHGSVMSKVLFANAPNSGLVLLPLMLYHGVQLLIISIAARKMQQAKNNGIAERLDRPGSV, from the coding sequence ATGAAGCGAACGTTCATCGATCCATTTCTTATTGCGTTGGTAGCTGTTGTGGGCATTGCTTATATTTTTCCATATCCCGGTACAAAAGCAAGTCCTTTCCACCTGGATGAAATTGCAGACTTTGGCGTATCACTCATCTTCCTTTTTTATGGTGTACAACTTGGTCCCGAAAAATTAAAGGCCGGCCTTTCTAATTTCAGGCTGCACATTATTATACATGTTAGCACATTTATTCTTTTCCCGTTGATCGTTATTCTCTGCAGGCCGCTGTTTTACACTTCTTTTCTACAGCAAACCTGGCTGCCCTTCTTTTTCCTTGCTGCGCTGCCGTCTACAGTTTCGTCTTCTGTTGTAATGGTTTCAATAGCGGGTGGCAATATACCGGCGGCAATTTTCAATGCAAGTATATCCAGTCTTATCGGCGTTTTTATTACACCTATATGGATGAGTATCTTTATGCAGCAAAACGGCAACATAGAACTGGGCAGTGTTATTGGCAAGCTGTTATTGCAGGTGTTGCTGCCGGTTGTAATTGGGTTGCTGCTCAACAAAAGATTTGGCGAATATGCGGCCTCAAAAAAACCTGCACTTAAACTTTTCGACCAAACAATCATCCTGCTGATTGTTTATTGCTCTTACTGTGAATCTTTCGAAGAAGGAGTGTTTAAAGGTTTTGCGCTTTCTAACCTGTTGTTGCTGCTGGTAATGGTTACCGTGTTGCTGATGTTTGTTTATGAACTTATCAACCTGCTTACAAGGCTATTACATTTCAGCCGCGAAGACAGGATAACCGCTTCTTTTTGCGGCTCCAAGAAATCATTGGTGCATGGTTCTGTAATGTCTAAAGTGTTGTTTGCAAATGCACCAAACTCCGGGTTGGTCTTGTTGCCGCTGATGCTGTACCATGGTGTGCAGTTGTTGATCATTAGTATTGCTGCCAGGAAAATGCAGCAGGCAAAAAATAACGGCATAGCTGAGCGCCTTGACAGACCCGGGAGTGTATAG
- a CDS encoding DUF1415 domain-containing protein produces the protein MHTEEQVIAQTKKWITDVVVGCNFCPFAARELKRNTVHYIVENSTEISVCLETFIRECMRMDDDAATETSFIIYTNMFADFEDYLDFVSLAEALLEQEDYEGVYQVASFHPQYCFDDVEEDDASNYTNRAVYPMLHVLREESIGKALENYPDPDAIPERNIDFARKKGAAYMQMLRNACL, from the coding sequence ATGCATACAGAAGAGCAAGTAATTGCACAAACCAAAAAATGGATAACCGATGTTGTTGTCGGTTGTAACTTTTGCCCGTTTGCTGCAAGAGAATTAAAGCGCAACACGGTGCACTATATTGTTGAAAACAGTACAGAGATCAGCGTATGCCTGGAAACTTTTATACGCGAATGTATGCGCATGGACGATGATGCTGCCACAGAAACGAGCTTCATCATTTACACAAATATGTTTGCAGATTTTGAAGACTACCTAGATTTTGTTTCTCTTGCAGAAGCCTTGCTGGAGCAGGAAGATTATGAAGGTGTTTACCAGGTTGCAAGCTTTCATCCGCAGTATTGTTTTGATGATGTGGAGGAAGACGACGCATCCAATTACACCAATCGTGCTGTGTATCCCATGCTGCACGTATTAAGGGAGGAGAGCATTGGAAAGGCGCTGGAGAATTATCCTGATCCTGATGCCATTCCGGAAAGAAATATTGATTTCGCAAGAAAGAAAGGCGCAGCCTATATGCAGATGCTGAGAAATGCATGTTTGTAA
- a CDS encoding 3-keto-disaccharide hydrolase — MYKILCCLPAVLFLLNACTPKQEINADASKEEWTNLFNGKDFDGWDIKIAGYNLNDNIHNTFTVKDSMIVVDYSGYDKFTTEFGHMYYKTPYTYYKVRLQYQFYGEQLQGGPGYARLNSGIMLHSQAAATLGKDQSFPVSLEMQFLASDSANKVHTGNLCTPGTLVSMNGKPADLHCIDSHSPYYYENDWINAEADVYGDSVIHHIVNGDTVLTYEKPVIAGDFVNHDFNFTSGGFAADSVKWIEQKDKPLTTGYFALQAESHPIRFRKIELLNLEGCMDKKALNYKSYYIKADNTTCRYK, encoded by the coding sequence ATGTACAAAATACTATGTTGCCTCCCTGCTGTGTTGTTTTTGCTAAACGCCTGCACACCAAAACAAGAGATCAATGCAGATGCTTCAAAAGAAGAATGGACGAATTTATTCAATGGTAAAGACTTCGATGGCTGGGACATAAAGATTGCAGGTTACAACCTCAATGATAACATCCATAACACTTTTACGGTAAAAGACAGCATGATCGTTGTTGATTACAGCGGCTACGATAAGTTTACAACAGAGTTTGGCCACATGTATTATAAAACCCCCTACACTTACTACAAAGTGCGCCTGCAATACCAGTTTTATGGTGAGCAGTTGCAGGGCGGTCCGGGCTATGCAAGGCTCAACAGTGGTATCATGCTGCATTCACAGGCAGCAGCTACATTGGGTAAAGACCAGAGTTTTCCTGTATCGCTGGAGATGCAGTTTCTCGCAAGCGACTCTGCCAACAAGGTGCACACCGGCAACTTGTGCACACCGGGCACACTGGTTAGCATGAACGGCAAACCGGCAGACCTGCATTGTATTGATTCCCATTCTCCATATTACTACGAAAACGACTGGATAAATGCTGAAGCAGATGTATATGGCGATTCTGTAATACACCATATCGTGAATGGCGATACCGTACTTACTTATGAAAAGCCTGTTATTGCAGGAGATTTTGTAAACCACGATTTCAATTTTACCAGCGGTGGGTTTGCTGCAGATTCTGTTAAGTGGATAGAGCAAAAAGACAAACCACTTACAACCGGTTACTTCGCCCTGCAGGCAGAAAGCCACCCCATAAGGTTCAGAAAAATAGAACTGCTAAACCTCGAAGGCTGCATGGATAAAAAAGCCCTCAACTACAAATCATATTATATAAAAGCTGACAATACAACCTGCCGCTATAAATAA
- a CDS encoding 3-keto-disaccharide hydrolase: MKQFISLALAVAALLAFTHKAPNRQNDWVPLFDGKTLNNWKVGANASTFAVQDGMLVVNGPTAHLFYDGPVMNHDFKNFEFKADVMTMPGSNSGIYFHTIYQESSWPKKGYEVQVNNSHTDWRRTGSLYGIQDVKDVFVKDNEWYTEYIRVEGKHVTIKINDKTVVDYTEPDGVKRGEGDEQRVISSGTFALQGHDPKSKVYFKNVMVRPLAD, from the coding sequence ATGAAACAGTTCATCAGCCTGGCTTTGGCAGTTGCCGCACTTCTTGCTTTTACACATAAAGCACCAAACCGGCAAAACGATTGGGTTCCCTTGTTTGACGGCAAAACGTTGAACAACTGGAAGGTTGGTGCCAACGCATCTACATTTGCTGTACAGGATGGAATGCTTGTAGTGAATGGCCCTACAGCGCATCTTTTTTATGATGGGCCTGTTATGAACCATGACTTCAAAAACTTTGAATTTAAGGCAGATGTAATGACCATGCCGGGCTCAAACTCAGGCATTTACTTTCATACCATTTACCAGGAAAGCAGCTGGCCCAAGAAGGGATACGAGGTGCAGGTAAACAATTCGCACACTGACTGGCGCAGAACAGGCAGCCTGTACGGCATACAGGATGTAAAGGATGTATTTGTAAAAGACAATGAGTGGTACACGGAGTATATTAGGGTGGAAGGCAAACATGTAACCATTAAAATAAACGACAAAACCGTGGTAGATTACACAGAACCGGATGGTGTAAAAAGAGGCGAGGGAGACGAACAACGGGTAATATCCAGCGGCACGTTTGCACTGCAGGGTCACGATCCAAAGAGCAAAGTATATTTTAAAAATGTCATGGTAAGACCATTAGCAGATTAA
- a CDS encoding carboxylesterase family protein, which yields MKRTPVIPVLIAVLSMFIFSCKQKKAAHDNAPYAFAGLTAADITFARIDTNGYKEDLKLDVYMPQDTAGKTFPLTIYMHGGGFKEGEKSDGKNFCEMLADKGFVVASINYRTGWEKGKDPCDLDTVAVKVAVYRALQDAHAAIRFLTANAASYAADTNWTFLTGSSAGSILSLGAHYYDQQAADAFFGRIADTLGPLYTFGNKYRGESVVKAMAAMWGGLNNPYLLTKDNGVPTIFFHGEKDNVAPWNVDYFYTCKNFFPCYGSKPLYERLDTLGIPVSAYIDPNGGHGVYPAAFRVDKITDFFNGVMHNAVPKGFKIEKPGDIKQM from the coding sequence ATGAAAAGAACACCCGTAATACCAGTGTTGATTGCCGTTTTAAGCATGTTCATTTTTTCGTGTAAACAAAAAAAAGCAGCGCATGATAATGCGCCTTATGCTTTCGCGGGGCTTACAGCAGCCGATATAACTTTCGCCAGGATTGATACAAACGGTTATAAAGAAGACCTGAAGCTTGATGTTTATATGCCGCAGGACACTGCAGGCAAAACTTTCCCGCTTACTATTTACATGCATGGCGGCGGCTTTAAAGAAGGTGAAAAAAGCGATGGAAAAAATTTCTGTGAAATGCTTGCCGATAAAGGCTTTGTTGTGGCTTCCATCAACTACAGAACCGGTTGGGAAAAAGGCAAAGACCCGTGCGATCTTGATACAGTAGCTGTAAAGGTTGCCGTATACCGTGCCCTGCAGGATGCACATGCTGCCATCAGGTTTTTAACGGCCAACGCAGCTTCTTATGCGGCAGACACCAACTGGACCTTCTTAACAGGCTCCAGTGCCGGCAGCATACTTTCGCTCGGTGCGCACTATTACGATCAGCAGGCTGCCGACGCATTCTTTGGCCGTATTGCCGATACACTTGGCCCGTTATACACCTTTGGAAACAAGTATCGTGGAGAGAGTGTTGTAAAGGCCATGGCAGCTATGTGGGGCGGACTCAATAATCCTTACCTGCTTACCAAAGACAATGGTGTACCAACAATATTTTTTCATGGAGAGAAAGACAATGTGGCGCCATGGAACGTAGATTATTTCTATACCTGTAAAAATTTCTTTCCCTGCTATGGTTCTAAACCATTGTACGAAAGGCTTGACACACTCGGCATACCGGTATCTGCCTACATAGATCCCAATGGCGGGCATGGCGTTTACCCTGCCGCTTTCAGGGTAGATAAAATAACAGATTTCTTCAATGGTGTTATGCACAATGCAGTGCCCAAAGGCTTCAAAATAGAAAAGCCGGGAGACATCAAACAGATGTGA
- a CDS encoding mandelate racemase/muconate lactonizing enzyme family protein, translating to MKIAAVHAYLEKLPLTKPYTIAYKTIADTSIVFLEIVLDNGITGIGASNPFEEVVGETPLQTLENLQTDFVQQMVGKDIRAFNQLIDEATLHFKHLPGTIAAIDIALHDAFCKHIDIAVADLYGRKINALPTSVTIGIKDIAAMVDEAKLNYNNGFRVLKIKTGLHVEEDIERIVKLREAFAGDITIRVDANQGYDFHQLNQFINATATLDVELIEQPLPRGSEEALLLFPEKERKKIAADESLLDAGFAMQLAQQPLPFGIFNIKLMKCGGIKAANEIATIAKYAGIDLFWGCNDESIAGISAALHIAYACSNTKYLDLDGSFDLSRDLVSGGFMLKDGLMYCTGKAGLGIYKHD from the coding sequence ATGAAGATAGCCGCCGTACATGCGTACCTTGAAAAGCTGCCGCTTACCAAGCCTTATACCATTGCATACAAAACAATTGCCGATACATCCATCGTTTTCCTGGAGATTGTGCTTGATAACGGTATTACAGGTATCGGCGCATCTAACCCGTTTGAAGAAGTGGTAGGTGAAACACCTCTGCAAACACTCGAAAACCTGCAGACAGATTTTGTGCAGCAAATGGTTGGCAAAGACATTCGTGCTTTCAATCAATTAATAGATGAGGCAACACTGCATTTTAAACATTTGCCCGGTACAATAGCTGCCATAGATATCGCGCTGCATGATGCCTTTTGTAAACACATTGATATTGCAGTAGCAGACTTGTATGGAAGAAAAATAAATGCCCTGCCTACTTCTGTAACAATAGGCATAAAAGATATTGCCGCAATGGTAGACGAAGCAAAGCTGAATTACAATAATGGTTTCAGGGTATTGAAGATAAAAACGGGTCTGCATGTAGAAGAAGATATCGAACGCATCGTAAAACTGCGGGAAGCTTTTGCCGGTGATATAACCATTCGTGTAGACGCCAACCAGGGATATGATTTTCACCAGCTAAATCAATTCATCAACGCCACGGCAACACTGGATGTTGAACTGATTGAGCAGCCACTGCCACGCGGCAGCGAGGAAGCGTTGCTGTTGTTCCCCGAGAAGGAGCGTAAAAAAATTGCCGCAGATGAATCGCTGCTGGATGCAGGTTTTGCCATGCAGCTTGCACAGCAACCGTTGCCCTTTGGCATATTCAATATCAAGCTGATGAAATGCGGAGGCATAAAGGCTGCCAACGAGATTGCCACTATAGCAAAGTATGCAGGCATCGATCTTTTCTGGGGTTGTAATGATGAAAGTATTGCAGGCATAAGCGCCGCATTGCATATAGCCTATGCATGCAGCAACACGAAGTATCTTGATCTCGATGGCAGTTTTGATCTTAGCAGGGATCTTGTAAGTGGTGGATTTATGCTAAAAGATGGACTGATGTACTGCACCGGTAAAGCCGGTCTTGGTATTTATAAACATGACTGA
- a CDS encoding DUF1611 domain-containing protein: MATPKAIVLTDGLLHTGDAKTAHGLIRGTDRYQVVAVIDSVHAGKDAGEILDGKHRNIPVFANVQTALHTISNVKYCIIGVATVGGAMPKHFFPIIEHCITQGLSIVNGLHEFLSEMPAMVSLAEKHGVTLTDIRKPKPRKELHFWTGEIFNVKAPIIAVIGTDCALGKRTTCRMLVQACNKSNINAQMIYTGQTGWLQGGKYGFVFDTTVNDFISGELEHAIVSCDKDTNPDVILIEGQSALRNPTGPCGSEMLVSGNARYVVLVHAPKRTCYEHVEAWGKIQSPASEIALINMYNAEVIALALNTEDCTTEEALQFREQFEAELGIPVLLPLQQGVEKIVPRIQSLIKEKL; the protein is encoded by the coding sequence ATGGCAACACCGAAGGCAATTGTATTAACAGACGGGCTGCTGCATACAGGAGATGCAAAAACAGCCCATGGCCTTATACGCGGAACAGACAGGTACCAGGTTGTGGCAGTTATTGACAGTGTTCATGCCGGTAAAGACGCCGGGGAAATACTCGATGGCAAACACCGGAACATACCTGTATTTGCCAATGTGCAAACCGCACTACATACAATCAGTAACGTTAAGTATTGCATCATCGGCGTGGCAACGGTTGGCGGCGCTATGCCAAAACATTTTTTTCCCATTATAGAGCATTGTATTACTCAGGGCTTATCAATCGTAAACGGGTTGCATGAGTTTTTAAGTGAAATGCCTGCAATGGTCTCACTTGCAGAAAAACATGGTGTAACACTAACAGATATACGTAAACCAAAGCCCCGTAAAGAGCTTCACTTCTGGACGGGCGAGATATTCAACGTTAAGGCACCCATCATCGCAGTAATTGGTACCGACTGCGCTTTGGGCAAACGAACAACCTGTCGCATGCTGGTGCAGGCATGCAATAAAAGCAATATAAACGCTCAAATGATTTATACTGGCCAGACAGGCTGGTTGCAGGGCGGTAAATATGGATTCGTTTTTGATACCACCGTAAATGATTTTATTTCCGGCGAACTGGAGCATGCCATTGTAAGTTGTGATAAAGACACTAATCCCGATGTGATACTGATAGAAGGTCAGTCTGCACTACGTAACCCTACGGGGCCCTGTGGATCGGAAATGCTTGTTTCAGGCAATGCACGCTACGTGGTGCTGGTACATGCGCCAAAACGCACCTGTTACGAACATGTAGAAGCCTGGGGAAAGATTCAATCGCCTGCCAGCGAGATTGCACTGATTAACATGTACAACGCCGAAGTAATTGCACTGGCATTAAATACTGAAGATTGTACAACTGAAGAAGCCTTGCAGTTCCGGGAGCAATTTGAAGCAGAGCTTGGTATACCCGTGTTGCTGCCGCTGCAGCAGGGCGTGGAGAAAATCGTTCCGCGTATTCAATCACTGATCAAAGAAAAGTTATGA
- a CDS encoding L-threonylcarbamoyladenylate synthase, which translates to MTDFSADVEQCLEVLHKGGIILYPTDTIWGLGCDATNAAAVERIIALKQRPATKSFVVLVASEKEVLQHVAAPDLAVFDYLSKVTKPTTVIYGHAIGLAENVLADDGSVAIRICSDEFCKHLVRRFRKPIVSTSANISGEPSPANFAGINSLVVHGVDYVVQYRQDDATEAAASSIIKWQNGEVVVIRK; encoded by the coding sequence ATGACAGATTTTTCAGCAGACGTAGAACAATGTCTTGAAGTGCTGCATAAAGGTGGTATCATTTTATACCCTACCGATACTATATGGGGCCTTGGTTGTGATGCCACAAATGCTGCAGCCGTCGAACGCATTATAGCGCTAAAGCAAAGACCCGCCACCAAAAGTTTTGTGGTGCTGGTGGCATCAGAAAAAGAAGTGTTGCAGCACGTTGCAGCGCCTGATCTGGCTGTGTTTGATTATCTCAGTAAAGTCACCAAACCCACCACGGTTATTTACGGGCACGCAATAGGCCTCGCAGAAAATGTTTTGGCAGATGATGGTTCTGTAGCCATAAGAATCTGCAGCGATGAGTTTTGCAAACACCTGGTCAGGAGATTCAGAAAACCCATTGTAAGCACCTCTGCAAACATAAGTGGCGAGCCTTCTCCTGCAAATTTTGCGGGTATCAACAGCCTTGTAGTGCATGGCGTTGATTATGTTGTTCAATACCGGCAGGATGATGCAACCGAAGCGGCAGCATCGTCTATTATTAAATGGCAGAATGGTGAAGTGGTGGTAATAAGAAAATAA
- a CDS encoding 2,3,4,5-tetrahydropyridine-2,6-dicarboxylate N-succinyltransferase, with protein sequence MDFKKLIAEAWANRELLKENVYSDAVKCVIEEVDKGRLRTASPSEDGWVVNEWVKQAILMYFGIQQMQTWELPPFEFYDKMLLKSNYKALGVRAVPHAVARYGAYIARNVVLMPSYVNIGAYVDEGTMVDTWATVGSCAQIGKGVHLSGGVGIGGVLEPLQASPVIIEDGCFIGSRCIVVEGVVVEKEAVLGANVVLTQSTKIIDVSGAAPVEYKGRVPARSVVIPGTYNKDFPAGSFGVSCALIIGRRKPSTDLKTSLNDALRDFNVSV encoded by the coding sequence ATGGATTTTAAAAAACTTATTGCTGAAGCCTGGGCAAACAGGGAACTTTTAAAAGAAAATGTATATAGTGATGCAGTAAAATGTGTGATAGAAGAAGTAGATAAAGGCAGGCTGCGTACGGCTTCTCCTTCTGAAGACGGATGGGTAGTAAACGAATGGGTAAAGCAGGCGATACTCATGTATTTTGGTATACAGCAAATGCAGACATGGGAACTGCCACCATTTGAGTTCTACGATAAAATGTTGCTCAAAAGCAATTACAAGGCACTGGGTGTTCGTGCGGTGCCGCATGCTGTGGCACGCTATGGCGCATACATTGCAAGGAATGTAGTACTGATGCCAAGTTATGTAAACATTGGTGCTTATGTAGATGAAGGCACCATGGTAGATACATGGGCCACTGTAGGCTCGTGTGCACAAATAGGCAAAGGTGTACACCTGAGTGGTGGTGTGGGCATTGGCGGCGTACTGGAACCATTACAGGCAAGCCCGGTAATTATTGAAGATGGTTGTTTTATAGGCAGCCGCTGTATTGTAGTAGAAGGTGTAGTAGTGGAAAAAGAAGCGGTGCTTGGTGCCAATGTGGTGCTAACACAATCTACAAAGATCATTGATGTAAGCGGTGCAGCCCCTGTTGAATATAAAGGCCGTGTACCTGCCAGGAGCGTGGTAATACCGGGCACTTACAACAAAGATTTTCCTGCCGGTTCTTTTGGTGTAAGCTGTGCACTGATCATTGGCAGGCGCAAACCGAGCACAGATCTTAAAACCAGTTTGAATGATGCATTGAGAGATTTCAATGTAAGCGTATAA
- a CDS encoding DMT family transporter encodes MPASTKQTNNFFGFIVAFAGAVLFSTKAIMVKKAFADTGVSALSLLTFRMLFSLPFYLVTAFVLSNKQSNVKFTSKDWWLIIFLGVIGYYLSSLFDFTGLQYVSAGIERLILFLYPTFVVLINACMFGQAVTRTQKIALILTYIGIGIAYFGELNITSAGDNFFLGSLLIFLCAVTYASYLVGSGRLIPKLGASKFTAYVMLTATAGVLVHFFAASGYSTLVLTKELTIYAILLAVVATVIPSFLIAYGMKTIGANNTAIVTSVGPVSTILQAHWILGEHIFTEQIIGTILVIIGVLLIGWKQKTATAEA; translated from the coding sequence TTGCCCGCTTCAACAAAACAAACAAACAATTTTTTTGGCTTTATCGTAGCTTTTGCAGGCGCCGTATTGTTTTCTACAAAAGCGATCATGGTAAAGAAAGCCTTTGCAGATACCGGTGTATCTGCATTGTCTTTACTAACATTCCGCATGCTGTTCTCCCTGCCTTTTTATCTTGTTACAGCATTTGTACTCAGCAATAAACAAAGCAATGTAAAATTTACGTCCAAAGACTGGTGGCTCATTATTTTCCTGGGCGTTATCGGTTATTACCTCAGCAGCCTGTTTGATTTTACGGGGCTGCAATATGTATCTGCAGGCATAGAGCGTCTGATATTGTTTTTGTACCCTACGTTCGTAGTATTGATCAATGCATGCATGTTCGGGCAGGCTGTTACACGCACACAAAAGATTGCCCTCATACTTACCTACATCGGTATTGGCATTGCATACTTTGGCGAGCTGAATATTACATCTGCAGGCGATAACTTTTTCCTCGGCAGTTTACTAATTTTTTTATGTGCTGTTACCTATGCATCTTACCTGGTAGGCAGTGGCAGGCTTATACCAAAACTGGGCGCATCAAAGTTTACTGCGTATGTAATGCTTACCGCAACGGCAGGTGTGCTGGTACATTTTTTTGCAGCCTCAGGTTACAGCACACTGGTGCTCACAAAAGAACTCACCATTTATGCCATCCTGCTGGCAGTGGTGGCAACGGTCATCCCATCCTTTCTCATTGCGTATGGCATGAAAACCATTGGCGCTAACAATACCGCTATTGTCACAAGCGTAGGGCCTGTTTCCACCATTTTACAGGCGCACTGGATTTTAGGAGAACATATTTTCACCGAACAGATCATCGGAACAATACTCGTTATTATCGGCGTTTTATTGATTGGCTGGAAACAGAAAACCGCCACGGCCGAAGCATAA